In Methanothrix sp., a genomic segment contains:
- the trmY gene encoding tRNA (pseudouridine(54)-N(1))-methyltransferase TrmY codes for MRIFIIVGHKATTEPSFSLEDIPGTSGRLDILCRSVTSAFVLSHGIRKDVLVYLVLLGGENPKTIQLVGESLRHLNPDERSTAALLKKALAVEAAPGWSMSTPGIFVRSGGLPRLLEDLRQRSVRLVYLKEDGKDFRCLRDEPLEEEMAFVLGDHSGMTAEEEALLASAGAEVVALGPTSLHADHCIVVTNWLLDSKAFMSGCL; via the coding sequence ATGCGCATATTCATCATCGTAGGCCATAAGGCCACCACTGAGCCCAGCTTCTCCCTGGAGGATATCCCCGGCACCTCCGGCCGGCTGGATATCCTCTGCCGCTCTGTAACCTCTGCCTTTGTCCTCTCCCATGGCATCAGAAAGGATGTGCTGGTATATCTGGTGCTGCTGGGTGGGGAGAATCCCAAGACCATCCAGCTGGTGGGCGAGAGCCTCCGTCATCTCAATCCGGATGAGAGGAGCACAGCAGCTCTCCTCAAGAAGGCCCTGGCGGTCGAGGCCGCGCCGGGATGGAGCATGTCCACCCCGGGAATATTCGTCCGCAGCGGCGGCCTGCCCAGGCTGCTGGAGGATCTGAGGCAGAGATCTGTCCGGCTGGTTTACCTGAAGGAGGATGGAAAGGACTTCCGCTGTCTGAGGGATGAGCCCCTGGAAGAAGAGATGGCATTTGTCCTGGGAGACCACAGCGGAATGACTGCAGAGGAGGAGGCGCTCCTCGCCTCAGCAGGGGCAGAGGTGGTCGCCCTCGGGCCGACCAGCCTGCATGCCGATCATTGCATAGTGGTCACGAACTGGCTGCTGGACAGCAAGGCCTTTATGTCCGGTTGCCTCTAG
- a CDS encoding DUF499 domain-containing protein — MAISNHDRVGKGLENLRRGIQPFVERELKAFYGNLWFMDGVEKTLGDRIGPEARIAGPEEERFSKLDALALLVIMWDNWSRELFQPKLGHTGRSYISELREVRNKWAHQQAFSTEDAYRALDTMQRLLEMVSAPEAEMVQASAREMMRQRFEEETRRELKKSAEIATETRTLSGLKPWREIATPHPDVAAGRYIKAEFMADLAAILSGDAEDEYLNPQEFFGRTYITEGLKYLIQLAIKRLSGQGGDPVVELQTNFGGGKTHSMISLYHLVGGEIDPKTIPGLDSVISESGTDKLPVANRAVLVGQKLNVAKGKTKPDGITTNTLWGEMAYQLGGAKGYALVAENDLTGTSPGSDTLKELFDSFSPALILIDEWVAYARQLYHVDGLPAGSFDANMTFAQALTEAAKRSPRTLVVASIPASDSEIGGEGGQAALERIRNTFGRVEAVWRPANAEESFSIVRRRLFEPMTDYASRDATCRAFADLYRQNRGEFPRDCSDSDYERKLKDCYPIHPELFDRLYQDWSTLERFQRTRGVLRLMAAVIHNLWERQDKSLLIMPGTLPLDSSDVRFEITRNLPDGWGPIIDADIDGPTSKPIAIDRENPNLGRYSACRRVARTVFIGSAPSVAAMKVRGLEKMRIKLGCVQPGEAPATFGDALQRMSEQLTYLFGNESRYWFDTHPSVNREARDRAEDLLRHPDEVELEIVSRLRSRQRPGYFSALHIAPASSSDVSDEMKTRLVVLGPRYPHSSKRGVPSSAIDQASKILNERGAGPRIYRNMLVFVAPDSDRLEELKDAVRQFLAWNSIERDKDILNLDTFQRRLVEDGRARSDEVVASRMNQTFIWLLVPMQEKPDEPAIEWDKSRINSSGKESLPDKVCNKLISDEHLIIKWSPARLKMELDRLLWKDHPHLSIRKLWEYLCTYLYLPRLSEEDVLLNAIVAGLHSKDYFAYADMIDEKGRYHGLIFGSGRSSADNDGQTVLVKPEIAQKQIDDEKKAREAGKVQSNADEGADGAISEGKKVPIPGEGLEDGPDVVHTPKPPKRMKRFFGSVELDPKRAGRDAGSIAEAVIQHLELERGANVKVTIEIMADLPEGADERTIRTVSENCKTLKFKQFSFEEE, encoded by the coding sequence TTGGCAATAAGCAATCACGATCGCGTCGGCAAAGGATTGGAGAATCTCAGGAGAGGCATTCAGCCCTTCGTGGAGAGAGAGCTGAAGGCGTTCTATGGCAACCTCTGGTTCATGGATGGAGTGGAGAAGACACTGGGCGATAGAATCGGTCCCGAAGCCAGAATTGCCGGCCCGGAGGAGGAGCGCTTCTCCAAGCTGGATGCCCTGGCGCTGCTGGTAATCATGTGGGATAACTGGTCTCGAGAGCTCTTCCAGCCAAAGCTCGGACACACCGGCAGGAGCTATATCAGCGAGCTGAGAGAGGTGAGGAACAAATGGGCCCACCAGCAGGCCTTCTCCACTGAGGACGCCTACCGAGCTCTGGATACTATGCAGCGCCTGCTGGAAATGGTCTCAGCTCCCGAGGCGGAGATGGTTCAAGCCAGCGCCAGAGAGATGATGCGCCAGAGATTTGAGGAGGAGACCAGAAGGGAGCTGAAAAAGAGCGCTGAGATCGCCACTGAGACCCGGACTCTCAGCGGCCTGAAGCCCTGGCGGGAGATCGCCACCCCCCATCCAGATGTGGCGGCAGGAAGATATATCAAGGCCGAGTTTATGGCAGACCTCGCAGCCATTCTCTCCGGTGATGCCGAGGACGAATATTTGAATCCCCAAGAGTTTTTCGGACGCACCTACATCACAGAAGGATTAAAGTATCTCATTCAGCTGGCGATCAAGAGGTTATCCGGCCAGGGGGGCGATCCCGTGGTCGAGTTGCAGACCAACTTCGGAGGCGGAAAGACCCACAGCATGATATCTCTCTATCACCTTGTGGGAGGCGAGATAGATCCGAAGACGATACCAGGCTTAGATTCTGTGATCAGCGAATCAGGTACTGACAAGCTTCCCGTCGCCAACAGAGCAGTCTTGGTTGGCCAGAAGCTGAACGTTGCCAAGGGAAAGACGAAGCCGGACGGCATTACCACCAACACCCTCTGGGGAGAGATGGCCTATCAGCTCGGCGGCGCCAAAGGCTATGCCCTAGTGGCAGAGAACGATCTCACAGGTACGAGCCCCGGCTCGGACACCCTCAAAGAGCTATTCGATAGCTTCTCTCCGGCATTGATTCTCATAGATGAGTGGGTGGCCTATGCTCGCCAGCTCTATCATGTCGACGGCCTGCCTGCAGGCTCCTTTGATGCCAACATGACCTTTGCCCAGGCTCTGACCGAGGCAGCAAAGCGGTCCCCGAGGACACTGGTCGTTGCCAGCATACCAGCCTCAGACAGCGAGATCGGAGGCGAGGGAGGACAGGCAGCCTTGGAGCGCATTCGCAATACCTTTGGCCGTGTCGAAGCAGTCTGGAGACCAGCCAATGCCGAGGAGAGCTTCTCCATAGTCCGCAGAAGGCTCTTTGAGCCTATGACAGATTATGCATCCAGGGATGCTACTTGCCGGGCTTTTGCCGACCTATACCGCCAGAACAGAGGCGAGTTTCCCAGGGACTGCTCAGATTCCGATTATGAGCGAAAGCTCAAGGACTGCTATCCCATTCATCCCGAGCTCTTCGACCGTCTTTATCAGGACTGGTCAACCCTTGAGAGATTCCAGCGCACCCGCGGAGTGCTCCGTTTAATGGCTGCTGTCATCCACAACCTCTGGGAGAGGCAGGATAAGTCGCTCCTGATCATGCCGGGAACACTGCCTCTGGACAGCTCTGATGTCAGATTCGAGATCACAAGAAACCTCCCTGACGGCTGGGGACCGATCATAGATGCAGATATAGACGGTCCTACCAGCAAGCCCATAGCCATCGATAGAGAGAATCCCAACCTGGGCCGCTACTCTGCCTGCAGAAGGGTGGCCAGAACGGTCTTCATAGGCAGTGCACCCTCAGTTGCTGCCATGAAGGTCCGAGGTCTGGAGAAGATGAGAATCAAGCTGGGCTGTGTCCAACCGGGCGAGGCTCCTGCCACCTTTGGGGATGCTCTCCAGAGGATGAGCGAGCAATTAACCTATTTATTTGGCAACGAAAGCCGTTACTGGTTCGATACCCATCCCAGCGTGAACCGAGAAGCAAGGGATAGGGCAGAAGATCTTCTGCGTCACCCTGATGAAGTGGAGCTGGAGATAGTCAGTCGCTTGAGGTCCAGACAGAGACCTGGATATTTTTCTGCTCTTCATATAGCTCCTGCTTCCTCTTCCGATGTCAGCGATGAGATGAAGACCCGGCTGGTGGTACTCGGACCCAGATACCCCCATAGCTCTAAGAGAGGAGTGCCAAGTTCCGCTATAGATCAGGCCAGTAAAATCCTGAATGAACGGGGCGCAGGTCCCAGGATCTACAGGAATATGCTGGTCTTTGTGGCTCCAGACAGTGATCGTCTTGAGGAGCTGAAGGATGCTGTTCGCCAGTTTTTAGCCTGGAACTCAATCGAGAGGGATAAGGACATCCTAAACCTGGATACCTTCCAAAGGAGGCTGGTTGAGGACGGAAGGGCGAGGTCTGATGAGGTGGTCGCCTCAAGAATGAATCAGACCTTTATCTGGCTGCTTGTACCAATGCAGGAAAAGCCAGATGAACCTGCTATTGAATGGGATAAATCCAGGATCAATAGCTCTGGTAAGGAATCTCTTCCCGATAAGGTATGCAATAAACTGATCTCTGATGAACATCTCATCATCAAATGGTCTCCAGCACGTCTCAAGATGGAGCTGGATAGGCTGCTTTGGAAGGATCATCCTCATCTCAGCATTCGCAAGCTATGGGAGTACCTATGCACATATCTATATCTCCCACGCCTGTCCGAAGAGGATGTGTTGCTCAATGCCATTGTGGCAGGGCTGCACAGCAAGGATTACTTTGCCTATGCAGACATGATCGACGAGAAAGGCAGATATCACGGCCTGATTTTTGGCAGCGGGCGAAGCTCCGCAGATAACGACGGACAGACCGTCTTAGTCAAACCGGAAATAGCTCAAAAGCAGATAGATGATGAGAAGAAGGCTCGAGAGGCAGGTAAGGTCCAAAGCAATGCTGATGAAGGGGCTGACGGAGCAATCTCAGAAGGTAAAAAAGTACCAATCCCAGGTGAGGGACTGGAAGATGGACCAGATGTTGTGCACACTCCAAAACCACCGAAAAGGATGAAGAGATTTTTTGGTTCTGTTGAGCTTGATCCAAAGAGGGCTGGCCGTGATGCAGGAAGCATAGCTGAAGCAGTGATCCAGCATTTGGAGTTAGAGAGAGGGGCCAATGTCAAAGTAACTATAGAGATCATGGCCGATTTACCAGAGGGTGCTGATGAGAGGACCATAAGAACGGTATCCGAAAATTGCAAAACACTGAAATTTAAGCAGTTTAGCTTCGAAGAGGAGTGA
- a CDS encoding AAA family ATPase, whose amino-acid sequence MIVCHLILKNWRNFQAVDVSLKERVFLIGPNASGKSNLLDAFRFLRDIAKDGGGLQKAVSDRGRLPKIRCLSARRSSNVEIEVHLAESSQGSVKWRYAIGITQERGGRRRPVLVYEKVWHEDDLILSRPDELDNEDEERLTQTHLEQINSNMSFREVAGFLTSIQYMHLVPQLLRYPEAFPGQEIPGDPFGKRFLENIAKTNDRTRTARLKKIEGLLHTVVPQLKELSFIKDETGAPHLEAVYKHWRPRAGKQREDQFSDGTLRLIALLWSLQESKSLLLLEEPELSLNAEIVSKLAPMISKLQRQTKRQVVLSTHSPDLLSDKGIGGEEVLILEPGTEGTQVHAASSDEEIKRLLDSGLSIADAALPTTNPQMVLTTWSI is encoded by the coding sequence ATGATCGTCTGCCATCTAATCTTGAAAAACTGGAGGAACTTTCAGGCAGTGGATGTATCCCTGAAAGAGAGGGTGTTCCTTATCGGACCGAACGCATCCGGCAAGTCCAACCTCTTGGATGCCTTCCGGTTCCTCCGGGACATCGCCAAGGATGGCGGCGGCCTTCAGAAGGCTGTCTCAGATAGGGGCCGGCTTCCCAAGATTCGATGCCTCTCCGCCAGGAGAAGCTCCAATGTCGAAATCGAGGTTCATCTGGCCGAGTCATCTCAAGGATCGGTCAAGTGGAGATATGCCATCGGCATCACTCAGGAGAGGGGTGGAAGGCGTCGACCTGTGCTGGTCTACGAAAAGGTCTGGCATGAAGATGATCTTATCCTGAGCAGACCTGATGAGCTGGATAATGAGGACGAGGAACGCCTCACCCAGACCCACCTTGAACAGATCAACTCCAACATGAGCTTCAGAGAGGTCGCAGGTTTCTTGACCTCAATTCAGTATATGCACCTCGTCCCCCAGCTTCTCCGCTATCCGGAGGCATTTCCGGGCCAAGAGATCCCAGGAGATCCTTTCGGCAAGAGGTTCTTAGAGAACATTGCTAAAACCAACGACAGAACCAGAACCGCCCGGCTGAAAAAGATCGAGGGCTTGCTTCACACTGTAGTGCCTCAGCTCAAAGAGCTCTCATTCATCAAGGATGAGACCGGGGCTCCGCATCTTGAGGCAGTCTATAAACACTGGAGACCGAGGGCCGGAAAGCAGAGGGAAGACCAGTTCTCAGATGGCACACTTCGTTTGATCGCCCTCCTATGGTCACTTCAGGAGTCTAAGTCGCTTCTTCTGCTGGAGGAGCCTGAGCTCTCATTGAATGCAGAGATAGTGAGCAAGCTTGCTCCTATGATCTCGAAGCTGCAAAGACAGACCAAAAGACAGGTTGTACTCAGCACCCACAGCCCTGACCTTCTCTCTGATAAAGGAATTGGAGGCGAAGAGGTGTTGATCCTGGAGCCCGGAACCGAGGGCACACAGGTCCATGCTGCATCCTCCGATGAAGAGATTAAAAGACTCCTGGATAGTGGTCTGAGTATCGCAGACGCAGCCCTTCCAACAACTAACCCTCAAATGGTCCTGACGACATGGAGCATCTGA
- a CDS encoding DUF1156 domain-containing protein: MALPLEAINAASAREKSIRHGHPSTLHLWWARRPLAACRAVLFASIVDDPSSRPEEFPTEEAQEAERQRLFKIIERLVLWKSTNNEEVLNEARAEILKATDGHPPPVLDPFCGGGSIPLEAQRLGLEAHASDLNPVAVLITKALIEIPPKFAGMPPVNPEARKKMQMTLKGAKEWKGAEGLAEDVRYYGKWMRDEAEKRIGHLYPKAKLPDGTEATVIAWLWARTVKCPNPACGAMMPLLTSFVLSSKKGKEAYLVPKFEGKKLSFDIASQPPDVEDIKKGMKRGMSGIFKCIFCGTTTTRDYVAAEGKNKLIGVLPTAIVAEGSKGRIYLPANDSILPEIKILPEIDKAGLEAELSPNPRDVWCRNFGLNTPVDLFTPRQLVALTTFSDLVAEARRCALSDALAAGMPEGKGIAEGGRDARAYADAVATYLAMAFDRLADRSSTISSWDATRDSIRNTFARQAIPMVWDYAEANPFSNSSGNFLGAVGWIVDVLRMLSPKVNGRAGQYDSTMLIPHNLSPLISTDPPYYDNIGYADLSDFFYVWLRRSLAQVHPDIFSTLLVPKERELVAIAYRFNGSKKEAGRFFEEGLGRTFNLTRKVCRWDFPLTIYYAFKQAEEDAADSGLASTGWEVMLESLITSGYVITGTWPMRTELSNRSGSLGTNALASSIILVCRPRPDDAPIGTRKEFISALKRELPLALHQLQKSNIAPVDLAQAAIGPGMAIFSRYSQVLEADGSPMRVRTALQLINQHLDEYLSEQEGEYDPDTRWALSWFEQYGMNEGPFGDAETLSKAKNTSVEGMVQAGILKAGAGKARLLGRNELDPDWNPATDRRLTIWEATEHLIRVLESQGEEEAAMLQSSLGGYAESARDLAYRLHSICERRGWAQEAVSYNSLVTVWPRLKELSVKRERPMDRKLTDKGTFE, encoded by the coding sequence GTGGCCCTGCCCCTGGAGGCGATCAATGCCGCATCCGCACGGGAGAAGTCCATCCGCCACGGCCACCCCTCCACTCTGCACCTGTGGTGGGCGCGACGCCCGCTAGCCGCCTGCCGGGCGGTGCTCTTCGCCTCCATCGTTGATGATCCCTCCAGCCGTCCGGAGGAGTTCCCGACAGAAGAAGCTCAGGAGGCAGAGCGGCAGCGCCTCTTCAAGATCATCGAGCGATTGGTTTTATGGAAGAGCACAAATAACGAAGAAGTCTTGAATGAGGCCCGAGCGGAGATCCTCAAGGCCACAGATGGCCATCCCCCGCCGGTGCTCGATCCCTTCTGCGGCGGCGGCTCGATCCCCCTGGAGGCGCAGCGCCTCGGCCTGGAGGCTCATGCCAGCGACCTGAATCCCGTGGCAGTGTTGATCACCAAGGCCCTCATCGAGATCCCGCCCAAGTTCGCCGGGATGCCGCCGGTGAATCCCGAGGCCAGAAAGAAGATGCAGATGACGCTGAAAGGGGCGAAGGAGTGGAAGGGGGCTGAGGGGCTGGCAGAGGATGTGCGCTACTATGGGAAATGGATGAGAGATGAGGCGGAGAAGAGGATAGGCCATCTCTATCCAAAGGCCAAGCTGCCCGATGGCACAGAGGCCACAGTGATCGCCTGGCTGTGGGCCAGGACGGTGAAGTGCCCCAATCCGGCCTGTGGAGCGATGATGCCATTATTGACATCATTCGTTCTTTCCTCGAAGAAAGGAAAAGAGGCATATTTAGTTCCCAAGTTCGAAGGGAAAAAATTATCATTCGATATAGCATCACAGCCACCTGATGTCGAAGACATAAAAAAGGGCATGAAACGTGGCATGTCTGGCATATTCAAGTGTATATTTTGTGGAACCACGACCACAAGGGACTATGTAGCTGCTGAAGGTAAAAACAAGCTCATCGGAGTATTGCCTACAGCTATCGTAGCGGAAGGCTCAAAAGGTCGAATATATCTGCCAGCTAACGATTCAATATTGCCTGAAATTAAGATTCTACCAGAAATAGATAAAGCTGGCCTTGAAGCTGAGCTATCTCCTAATCCTCGTGATGTTTGGTGCAGAAATTTTGGACTGAATACACCTGTAGATCTTTTCACCCCTCGCCAGCTCGTCGCCCTCACCACCTTCAGCGACCTGGTGGCCGAGGCCCGGAGGTGCGCTCTTTCCGACGCACTTGCAGCAGGCATGCCGGAGGGGAAGGGCATTGCCGAGGGCGGGCGGGATGCGCGGGCGTATGCGGACGCGGTGGCGACGTATCTGGCAATGGCCTTCGATAGACTCGCAGATCGAAGTTCAACAATTTCTTCGTGGGATGCAACCCGAGATAGTATTAGAAATACCTTCGCCCGCCAGGCTATCCCCATGGTCTGGGATTATGCTGAAGCCAACCCTTTCAGCAATTCAAGCGGCAACTTTCTTGGCGCCGTGGGTTGGATTGTGGATGTTCTTCGAATGCTTTCTCCAAAGGTTAATGGCCGCGCTGGACAGTATGATTCCACAATGCTCATCCCCCATAATCTCTCACCACTCATCTCAACAGATCCTCCCTACTACGACAATATCGGCTATGCAGACCTCTCCGATTTCTTCTACGTCTGGCTAAGGAGATCCCTGGCTCAAGTCCATCCCGATATCTTCAGCACCCTGCTGGTGCCAAAGGAAAGAGAACTGGTCGCCATAGCATACCGCTTCAACGGCAGCAAAAAGGAGGCGGGACGCTTCTTCGAGGAGGGACTTGGCAGGACATTCAATCTGACAAGAAAAGTCTGCAGATGGGACTTTCCTCTTACCATTTACTACGCCTTCAAGCAGGCAGAGGAAGATGCTGCAGATTCGGGCCTTGCCTCAACAGGCTGGGAGGTGATGCTGGAAAGCTTGATCACATCTGGCTACGTCATCACTGGCACCTGGCCCATGCGAACAGAACTCTCCAACCGTAGCGGCTCCCTCGGAACCAATGCCCTCGCCTCCTCCATCATCCTGGTCTGTCGCCCCCGCCCTGACGATGCGCCCATCGGCACCCGCAAAGAATTCATCTCCGCTCTCAAGAGGGAGCTCCCCCTGGCCCTGCACCAGCTCCAGAAGAGCAACATCGCCCCCGTGGATTTAGCCCAGGCGGCCATCGGTCCAGGCATGGCCATCTTCTCCCGCTATTCTCAGGTCTTGGAGGCAGACGGCTCGCCCATGCGGGTGAGAACCGCCCTGCAGCTGATCAACCAGCACCTGGACGAGTACCTCTCCGAGCAGGAGGGGGAGTATGATCCCGATACCCGCTGGGCTCTATCCTGGTTTGAGCAGTACGGCATGAACGAGGGGCCATTCGGCGATGCTGAGACATTATCCAAGGCCAAGAACACATCCGTCGAGGGCATGGTCCAGGCGGGCATACTCAAGGCGGGCGCAGGAAAAGCCAGGCTCCTGGGGCGCAACGAGCTGGACCCAGACTGGAACCCGGCGACTGACAGGCGCCTCACCATCTGGGAGGCCACAGAGCACCTGATCCGCGTTCTGGAGAGCCAGGGAGAGGAGGAGGCAGCAATGCTGCAGAGCAGTCTCGGCGGATATGCAGAGAGCGCCAGGGACCTAGCCTACCGGCTCCACTCGATCTGTGAGCGCCGTGGCTGGGCGCAGGAGGCCGTCTCGTACAACTCCCTGGTCACTGTCTGGCCAAGGCTCAAAGAGCTATCTGTCAAAAGGGAGAGGCCGATGGACAGGAAGCTGACTGACAAGGGCACCTTTGAGTGA